A stretch of Bacillus pseudomycoides DNA encodes these proteins:
- a CDS encoding DUF1232 domain-containing protein, with protein MEKQKLWKKLNEGATKLGKSGVYESIILYYTLKKNGLPTKAKIIILAALSYYVWSIDFIPDLAAIIGIGLLDDVIAIAWAHRYIMVHTNAEIREKGKIKMESLF; from the coding sequence ATGGAGAAACAGAAACTATGGAAAAAATTAAATGAAGGTGCAACAAAATTAGGAAAATCCGGTGTGTATGAGAGCATTATTTTATATTACACTTTAAAAAAGAACGGACTGCCTACTAAAGCCAAGATAATTATATTAGCTGCGCTTTCCTATTATGTATGGTCAATCGATTTCATCCCAGATTTAGCAGCTATTATTGGAATCGGCCTGTTAGATGATGTTATCGCAATTGCCTGGGCACATAGATATATCATGGTACATACAAATGCAGAAATTCGAGAAAAGGGAAAAATAAAGATGGAATCCTTATTTTGA
- a CDS encoding aminotransferase class V-fold PLP-dependent enzyme, with product MGLMYKIADQTWEFESIHKLNYKTFVEEIPQHEQTEARIRIDLFHEENTYLICLDDQRLVGMVAVRGKRPFSLDNKIPHLDEWLPERGDRVYEIRLLAVEREYRNGRALIGLIRFLHRYLLLNGYDLALISATIRELPLYKQMGFCPLYKLVGTEQAAFQPMYVTPKIFEQSSIASLVTKEYTFLPGPVEIAENVQQAFASNPISHRSNQFKATMGNVKKRLLQMTKAKHVQIMLGTGTLVNDSIALQLKLLKGRGLILTNGEFGNRLIKQANRVNLSFDTYEREIGKPFLYNEIEELMKQQGYEWVWFVHHETSTGMLNDLEELIRVSKQYGIKLCVDCISSIGAISFSLEEVYFASGVSGKAIGAYTGLSFVFYNHIVQGNETLPTYMDIGMYEESGSVPYSQSWNLIYALQEALKKFEDEAEYEKIYQTYAFMEEAVMNMGLQLVSPKKYASSIILTIALDKELSSKEIGDSLALQGFIIYYESTYLQQNNWIQIACLHHYKEREMKRMLDCLQMQIEQVHV from the coding sequence ATGGGGTTAATGTATAAAATTGCTGATCAAACTTGGGAATTTGAAAGTATTCATAAACTAAATTATAAAACATTCGTAGAAGAAATTCCGCAGCATGAACAAACAGAAGCGCGCATACGTATAGATTTGTTCCATGAAGAAAATACGTATTTAATATGTTTAGACGATCAAAGGTTAGTAGGAATGGTCGCGGTGCGAGGAAAACGACCATTCTCCTTAGATAATAAAATACCTCATTTAGATGAGTGGTTACCAGAACGTGGTGATCGTGTATATGAAATTCGTTTATTAGCTGTGGAGCGAGAATATCGAAACGGAAGGGCTTTAATCGGATTGATTCGATTTTTGCATCGCTATTTGCTTCTAAATGGGTATGATTTAGCGCTCATTTCAGCAACAATACGTGAGTTGCCTCTGTATAAGCAAATGGGATTTTGTCCGCTCTATAAATTAGTCGGTACAGAACAAGCAGCGTTCCAACCGATGTATGTAACACCGAAAATATTTGAACAATCTAGCATTGCAAGTCTTGTGACGAAAGAATATACATTTTTACCCGGACCTGTAGAAATCGCAGAAAATGTCCAGCAAGCATTTGCTTCTAATCCAATTTCGCACCGTTCCAATCAATTTAAAGCTACGATGGGAAATGTCAAAAAACGATTACTACAAATGACAAAAGCAAAGCATGTGCAAATCATGCTTGGAACAGGTACATTAGTAAATGATTCAATCGCTTTACAGCTAAAGTTATTAAAGGGACGTGGATTAATTTTAACAAATGGTGAGTTTGGAAATCGTTTAATCAAGCAGGCAAATCGAGTAAACTTATCGTTTGATACATATGAGCGAGAAATTGGGAAGCCATTTTTATATAACGAAATAGAAGAATTAATGAAACAGCAAGGTTATGAATGGGTATGGTTTGTTCATCATGAAACATCTACCGGTATGTTAAATGATTTAGAGGAATTAATTAGAGTTAGTAAACAATATGGTATCAAATTATGTGTTGATTGCATTAGTTCAATTGGAGCAATATCTTTTTCCTTGGAAGAAGTGTATTTTGCGAGTGGAGTCAGCGGAAAAGCAATTGGAGCATATACGGGCTTATCTTTTGTATTTTACAATCATATTGTGCAGGGAAATGAAACATTACCTACCTACATGGACATAGGAATGTATGAGGAAAGCGGGAGTGTACCGTATTCACAATCTTGGAATTTAATATATGCATTACAAGAAGCGCTAAAGAAATTTGAGGATGAAGCCGAGTATGAGAAGATATATCAAACATATGCTTTTATGGAAGAAGCTGTTATGAATATGGGCTTACAACTTGTATCTCCAAAAAAGTATGCTTCATCTATCATTCTTACAATTGCATTAGATAAAGAACTTTCTTCTAAGGAAATAGGAGATTCATTAGCATTGCAAGGGTTTATTATCTATTATGAATCAACCTATTTACAACAAAATAACTGGATTCAAATTGCTTGCTTACATCACTATAAAGAACGTGAAATGAAAAGGATGCTGGATTGCTTACAAATGCAGATAGAACAAGTACATGTATAG